Part of the Schaalia odontolytica genome is shown below.
GTCTTTGCGCTGTACTGGGATGGGATCCAACGCCCCTTCTCGGACCTGCCGATGACCCTGCGCGACAAGCAGACGACCACGCTCACACCCGAGGGAATCGTCTTCCGCTTCCCTCCGCGCCTATCGTTTGAAAGCCACAAGCGCGACGCGGAAGTGACGATCCTGTGGAAGCAAGGCATCCACATTGGGTCAGTCGAGGAACACATCATCTATCTCAGCAACATCTCGCGCGAAGGACCATGGGACCTCTGCGCCGACCACATCGGCATCACCTACACCGGGCTCGACGCCCTCATGCGCCACTTCAACGACCACCCCGAGGACCGCCCGCTCCTGGCCACACCCGAGGGCGTCGACCTGGTCAACCGCATCCTCACCGACGCCCACAAGACCCTCACCTCCTCCACACGCAGATAGGTCACCACGTTGAGCACCAAGAAACGAGTCCTCATCGTCATCATCGTCGCGATCCTCGTCGGAGTCGTCGTCTTTCCGATGCTCCCCCTCGAGTACCGCGAGCGCATCACCGCGATCCTCGCCCACCCCCTTTACTACCTGGGCCTGGGGCGCTGGTAGGCACACCCACCCCCCAGACGTGCCGTTTGCAAGCCCAGCAAGGACCTTTGGTCTCGGCGGGTCGCCTCATCTGTGAACTCACCTGGGCGTTTTTCTTGGAAGGGAGCCGATCGCCGTGGGACACTGACGCCATGACGGACACGAACACGACCCACGCAACCCCGGCCTCGCCCCTCCCCTCCCTCGCGGTCACCGGCGCCTCCGGAAACGTCGGCGGCGCCGCCGCCCGACTGCTCGCCCAGCGCGGCCTGCCCCTGCGTCTCCTGGCCAACACCCCATCGCGCGCGCCCCGGAGCTGCCGGGTGCCACCGCGGTGAAGTGCTCGTACGAGGACACCCTCACGACGCGCGCCGCCCTCACGGGCGTTGACATCCTCTTCATGGTGTCCGCGCCCGAGAGCGAGGACCGCCTGGCCAAGCACCTCGCGTTCGTCGACGCGGCGGGCGCCTCAGGGGTGCGGCACATCGTGTACCTGTCGTTCATGAACGCGGCGCCCGACTCGACGTTCACGCTGGCGCGCACGCACTTCCACACGGAGGAGCACATCAAGGCATCGGGAATGACATACACGTTCTTGCGCGACAACTTCTATGCGGACTTCTTCGTGGAGTTGCCGGACGAGGAGGGCCGCATCCTTGGGCCCGCCGGCGACGGGCGCGTCAGCGTGGTCGCGCGCGAGGACGCGGGGCGCGTGGCCGCCGGGGTTCTCGCCCGGCCCCACGAGTACGAAAACCAGACCCTTGATGTGACGGGGCCGCAGGCCCTGACCCTCGACGAGATCGCCGCAATCCTCACCCGCGTGCAGGGGCATCCCGTCACCTACGTGCGAGAAACCATTAAGGAGGCGTACGAGTCGCGCAAGAAGTGGCCGGCCGCCCAGTGGGAGTACGACTCGTGGGTGTCGACCTACACGTCAATCGCGCGCGGCGAGATGGACGTCGTGTCCACGGCCGTGCGCGACGTGACGGGCCGCGACCCGCTCTCCTTCGGGGAGGTCGCCCGGGCGGCGCTCGCGTCTGGCCGCTAACTGTCGCATTTGAGGCTTCGTGGGCCCCGGCTTCGCTTCTCTTCTCAGAGACGAGGACGGGGTCGCTTCATGCGCTCATGCTTGCTTGCATCCTTCGCCTATACTTGCGTCCCCGATCACATGCCTGCTAGCGTCAAGTCATGGAACACATGTCCGTGAACACACATCCCGAGGTCGCACCTCCCGTCCTTTACGTCCCAATCGACCAACGGCCTGACGGCGAATACGGTTTTTCTTTGCTCACATGTTCAACGAAGCACGCGTACTTCTAGCGTACTCGTCCCTCGATCGTCTCCTTGACGGACTGGGCGAAACGCAACCATGGGGCCTCATCGAAACGAAGCGTCTCCCAGAACTCAAAGAGGAAATAGGATTTGACGCGATCGAAGTAGATCGATATTTCGAGCCCGAAGCGCGCGAACGGAAGCCACAATGACAGCAGATCTCGTCATCACCGAAGACATGATCTTCAACATGGCAAGGAAGTACGAGGAGTTTGCGGATTCATCCAGAAGCATCCCACCGGAACTACCCATATCTGTTGATGCCGGCATTGCCACTGACATCATCATCGACATATTAGGCACTCTTGATTTTGCAGCAACAACATTCACCGAGAAATGCCAAGGCAGTGCCGACAATCTACGATCCTTGGTGGCACAACATAAAGAAGAGGAAGAAGAAGTAACAAATTATTTCTTAAATTTGAAAGAGGAGCTCAGCTAATGGGAATGGTAGCAGGAAACGGAGGACATCCTCAAGATGCCGTCGGCCTCATTGACACGAGAATTTATGGAAACCCCGAAGAGATCCGCGAAGCTGCGGCAGCCATCGAAAAGCTCCATAATACCTTCTCCGATGCATTTATCGAGATGATGAATTCCCTCGTTCCCATGCCCGAATACTGGGCAGGAAAGAGTGCTGACGCCTACGAACAAGCACTATTTGATTTTCGTTTAAAAACCGAAGAAAACTCCGATTTTGCATACAGGTCATGGGAAGCAATGCGCGCATACGCGCAACAGCTCGACTACCACTACCGCGACATGGAGACGATCCGCACAAATGCCAGAGCATGCGGACTTGACGTAATTAATGAATACGATATCGCTGCCCCTCCACTTCTCGGTCAAGAACCACCAATGCCCGCACCCAACGCGTCGATGCATGAACAAGACCAATACCGTGCTGACATTTACGAATATGAGCAGCACAAGCAGCGCTTAAGGGACTTTGCTGAACTCCGCGAGAGAGCTCGCCTCGTTCGATACGATCTTGAGCAATGGGTAATTAAACATCTACAGAGCGTGCAAGTCAATGCCCCAGAACCTTTTATGAAAGAAACACAGGACGGAACACTGGAGAAATTGAAGACCCACTGGACCATAGCTTCTATGGCGACCGAAACTTCAATGAAGACACGCCAAAAGACAAGACTGGAGAAGCTTGAAAAGGCTAATTCACGCTTCACTAGAGTAGCGCAGGATCCGTCAATGAAGAGGGTTCCACCCCTAATGAATCAGAGCTTGTCAAAGGCTATGGAAGCAAGGAAAAACTACCGCACCGCTTCCAATGTTGCGTCTACAACCGCAAAGAACATCAACCGAATCAATAATCTATTGCTTGCGTACGAAGTAGCAACGAGCGACGAGCCATCTGCGACTGCAGTATCTGGTGTTGCTGGCATCGTTGGGGGATACATCGGGTCATCGCTTGCAGCGGAAATTACCGTTACACTCACTGCTCCTGCTGTCGTTCTAGCTGGCAGTGAGGTAGTGGCTGCCGCGGCCGCGGCGGCCGGTTCCGCCTATCTAGCCAACGTTGCTTACAAACAGGTACCTCTTGAATATCGTGAACGCATCGACAACACTCTCTGGCATCTGCCGTACTACGTCGGATTAGGCTGGTGACCATGACTCGATCGCGACGTCGGGGGATCAGCGGATTCCTCTCCAGCATCTTTTCCAATCGCACCGAGTCGCTCGTGGGTGAAGACAGATGGCGGCGCAACGAGTGGAAACGCGCAGTAATTGCGACCGTGATCCTCGCTCTGATGATAGCGATCGTTGAAGGAATCTATCGCCTGACACACTACGGGGATTTCCGTTTCGCCGTCTATCTGGCTTCAATTCCGCTAGTAGCTGGAGTGCCCCAGGTGACATGCGACTCGATAGTTCCCTATCTGCGTCCCCATGTTCGATTCGTCAACAGCTACGTTGTCATACGAGGTGAGCGTCTCACCAACATCGGATACCTCACTAGCTACGCGATCCTCTGCATGACCGTCGTAGGAGCACTCATGCTCGGTTTCTTAACGCACGCCTTCAAGACAACTATCGGTATTGCGGTGGTAGCAGCATTTTTTGCCTATCATCTCTTTTCTGAGAATCCAATGGAAGACCTGAAAAACACCATCAAGGATCGTTCAATGACGGTGTTATCCCCAGATAGCATCGACTTTCACGCGGCTCCTCATCTGTCAATCCATAAGTATCTGGAGTCCGCCTCTGACGGATGCGGCAGCGACGCCTCCTTCCGATGGGACCAGAACGTGCGAATATTTGACATCGACACCGACAGGCATCATGTTGATCTCCTTGCTGACCCCGACACGTATGACGGTCCATGGGGATTATGCTGCCGGACGATCGGCATCCCCTTCACCGGCCTCGACGCCCTCATCCGGCACTTCAACGAGCATCCCGAGGACCGTCCACTCCTGGCCACACCGCAGGGCGTCGACCTCGTCAACGACATCCTCGCCGAGGCTCGCGCAGCACTCACCACCCCACAAAGGAGGCGCCCATGAGCGGCAGGAAACAGGCTTTGGCACCTTCCGGTCTACCCGGCACGCTCAGCCAGGTTTCGCTCAACAACCGCGAGCATGTCTCTGCTCCATCGTGGCACTGGCCGTACTACATCGGCCTGGGGTGGTGAGCGTGGCTCGTCTTTCCTCATTTTTGGCAAGAAGACCCCACGACAGTTCTCCTCGAGGCGTGGACCTGGCGGCGCGAGACTTCTGGAAGCTCACTGGTGTCGCCATCGTTTTCAACGTAGTCGTCGCTGTGTGCGCCTACTGGATCTTCTTGTTCATTCACATCGGCCCGCTCCAGCTCCTTTTCATCTGGTTCCCCCTGTACCTGGCCGCGGCGCTTCCCCACCTCATCGAAAAGAGTGTGCGCCCGTTCTGGTCATCGCGTCCCCGTTTCGAGGACGACTCCATCGTCATTCCGGGCAACCATCAATCCATCGCGCTCATCACGACCGGATTGCTGCTCTACGCCTTCGCGGGCGGCACGATGGCCGCGGGTTTCACGACCGGACAGCCCTTCCATGCCGCGATGTATGTTTTCGCCGTTGCATCCATGGCCTATCTTGAGTGGACACGTAACCCCGGCAAGGACCTCATCATTGCCCTGAGTGACAAGCAGACGACAACTCTGACGCCTAAGGGAATCTCCTTCCACTTCCCGGAGCTACTGTCCGTCGAGGAAGATCCAAACGACCGGGACGTCACCATCCTGTGGGCGGATAACGTCACCATCGATGACATCATCCATCCAACGATATTTCTTCACGCTGACCCCGACATATACGACGGACCATGGGGGATCTCGTCCGAGCGCATCGGCATCCCCTACACGGGCCTGGACGCCCTCATCCACCACTTCAACGAGCACCCCGAAGACCGCCCACTCCTAGCCACACCGCAGGGCGTCGACCTCGTCAACGACATCCTCGCCGATGCCCACGCAACACTCACCACCCCACAAAGGAGGCGCCCATGAGCACCAAGAAACGCATCCTCGTGATACTGATCGTCGCGGTCCTAGCCGCCATCGTCATCTACCCAATGCTGCCGCTCGAATACCGCGAGGCCATTGCCTCGTTCTTTGCCCACCCTCTGTACTACCTGGGATTGGGCGACTGGTGAGCGCTCCGATAGAACGCGCTTAACTCAGGAAGGCGGCGGGGTCGTCCACAAGCGAATCCAGCACTCGGAATGCTGCACCCCGCACCGTCAGCGACGCAGAATCCGTTAATACTTCAACGATCGGCGACGACCACGGGGCCTGCAGCGTCCGCGTCTCAATTTCTTCGCGGGCCAGATCCAGCAGGGCACTACTCAGTTCAGCAACCGCGCCACCCAGGACGACGTGTGGAATGTCCATCGCATTAATGACGCCCGACAACACGCGCCCGAGGGCTGCTCCGGCCTCCGTCAGCACGGCGCGCGCACGCTCCTGCACTGCCGCCTCAGGAAGATACTCGGAGGTCTCGAATCCAGCGTCGTCGACGAGACCCGCGCAGCGCAAAATGTCACGCGCCCCGGACCCCGCGGGAGCGCCCACGTGCTCGGCGAGGGCGCGCACGCCCAGGTACGCCTCGAGGCATCCCCGCGCCCCGCAGCGGCACAGGGGTCCGTTCGGATCGGCACACATATGCCCAATTTCGCCAGACCAGGCGCGCGCCCCGCTCATCGGGCGGTGATCGACGATGACACCCGCGCCAACGCCCACCTCACCCGACACGTACACGAAGGTCGAGGGCCCGTCGGCCACACCCGGACGCGTGTATGCGACCGCGTAGGCCGCCAGGTCCGCTTCATTCGCAACGACTATCGGGTTGAGGTCGGCGAGGGGGGCCAGCAGCTGAGCGTGCGGAATGTCGCGCCATCCCAGGTTTGGGGCAAGCGCGAGGCGGGTCGGCGACACGAGCCCCGGCAGCCCCACTCCCATGCCCAGGAAGAGGGCACCGTCAGGCAGGGTTTCTTCGAGCAACGTGCGGGCCTCGCGGGCCGCGAACGCCATCGTCTCAGCCGGTGCACTGTCGGCGAGATCGCGCTCGATCCGGCGGTGCCCAAGCTCCCGTCCAGCAAGGTCAACGAGCATGATGTCAAGACTCGTAACGTCCACTTCGACGCCGAGGGCGGCTGCGCTTCCCTCGGCGGGGGTGAGGCGGTTGGCCGGGCGGCCTCGGCCGCCGCCGTCACCGGGTTCGACTTCTCGCACGAGGTCCGCACCCACCAGGTCGTCCACGAGACGCGAGATCGTTGCGCGCGTCATTCCTGTGCGCAGCGAGAGGCCAGCGCGCGTAACCTCTCCCGGCGAGACGAGGATGTTGCGCAGCACCGTCGACATGTTGGAGGCTCGCACGTTTTCCGACTTCACGCCGCGGTTATCAGCGCTTATCCTCCGCTCTGAGGCGCGCGGCGAGGCGATCGGGACGCGGCTGATGTGGGCGGCCTCGTCGACGCTGTCGGAATGGGTCGGCATGGACCCAGGCTACCGCGTCGGGGCAATGGTTCCGCGAGTTTGACGAGTTGACAGCTGCAACTGTTACAAACGTCGTCAATCCGAAGCATTGTCGGTCAGTCTCTCGGGCTGCATGTTACAAACGTCGTCAATCCGACGCCAAAAACACCAAATTGAGCCGATTCTCGCCATAGAATGACGACGTTTGTAACACCGGCAAACAGAGAGACGTTTCAAACGGTGCAGATTGACGACGTTTGTAACAACGACACGGCGAGGCACCTCAGCAAACTCCCTTCACAGGCAGGTTTCCCCAGGACGCATCGGCTTTTCGCGTTATCCACAGGCAATCGCACACTACTTGCTCGAAAAGACATGACGCAACACAGTCAGATCATCGCGAGATTTCCAACCTTGGGAGCGCACCATGATCGACAACGAAGTACCGTCGCTGCAGGCGATTCGGGAGTCTCTCGTCACACCAGACCATGAACCGAATCGGATGCGCATCAGCCGAGCAGCTCGGAGCGGAACCCTCGCCAGGATCGCGCGGGGAATCTACCTCCCCACTTCAACTCTTGAGGGGCATCCTCTGTGGCTCCAAAAGACGATTGTTCGCGGGTCTCGCATCTGCGCCCTGAGCATGCGACGGCACGATCATATTCTGACTGGCGAGTGTGCGGGATGGATCCTCGGCCTCCCCGTCATCACCGACAAGGGGCCTATTACCGCCTATGCACCGATCAGCTGTGGCGAGCGGAGGCTCTCTTTCCATGCGGTTCACATCGGCTCCAAACTGATTATGCCGGCGGGACAAGCCTCAATCGTCCGAACATCTCTTCCTGCACACCAGATTGCAGAAGGCTTCGCCATCCCTTTCGCTCCGCGCATCGTGGTCGACTGCGCGCGGCTAGCCGCAGAGGAGCAGGCCTTTGCTCTGACGTGCGCCGGCATAGCTCAGCTGGCGAGCTACTCGCGCTTCGACCAGCTCGCCTCACGCGAACGAGCCGAACAGGCACGTCACGATCTTCTGCGGGAACTCGCGTCACTCCCCCGCTCGAGCCGCGGCACAAGCCAAGCGCGGTGGGTCATTTCCCACGCGGATGCCGGATGCGAGTCCCCTGGAGAATCTCGCGTTCTCCACGCTTTGATCCTGGCAGGAATCAAGGGAATCACCACGCAGGAAGAAGTACGCTGCAGCGGGCACACCTTCTTCATTGATATCGCGCTTCCCGGTCTGAAAATCGCCATCGAGTTCGATGGGCGCATCAAGTACGGCGACAGCGTTCAGGAAGTGCACGAGACTATCGAGGCGGAGCAGCGTCGAGCTCGCCTCCTCCAACTGGCCGGGTGGCGCATCATCCGCATTCGCTGGTCCGATCTGCGACGTCTCGACGAGGTTGTCGCGCAGGTTCTCGTTGCAATCCGCCAGCGCGCCGGCCGCTGAACGCCACATCTCACACGCCCGTCGAACGGACTTTTCGAGTGGCCTTGACGAGAGCGCGCACAGGTATTAAGTTTTACCCCACAACAAATAAATTGTGACGACGCAAACACGACGCGCAACGGCCGCACAGTCGGCCCGATGCCGCGCCCGCACGACAACAACCGAGACCCGCACCGCACGACAACGCACGGCTCCACCAGCGACGCCACGCACGACCACAACCCACTCCACCTGAACATCGACGTTCGAAAGGACCCCGCCATGACAACCACCCACGACAACAAGTTCTCCTTCGGCCTGTGGACCGTCGGATGGAACGCGGTCGACCCCTTTGGGACGGGGACCCGCCCGGTCCTCGACCCGTGGGAGTACACGGCGAAACTCGCGGAGGTCGGCGCGTGGGGCATCACCTTCCACGACAATGACGTGTTCGACTTCGACGCATCGGACCAGGAGCGCCACGAGCGTGCCATGAAGGTGAAGGAGGCAGCCGACGCCGTCGGCCTCGTCATCGAGATGGTCACGACCAACACCTTCACCCATCCAGTGTTCAAGGATGGCGGCCTGACGAACAATGACCGTTCGATCCGCCGTTTCGGCCTGCGTAAGATCCTGCGCAACGTGGATCTTGCTGCGGAGATGGGGGCAACAACCTTCGTCATGTGGGGCGGGCGCGAGGGCGCAGAGTACGACTCGTCGAAGGACCTGAACGCGGCATTCGACCGCTACAAGGAGGGACTCGACACGGTCGCCGCCTACATCAAGTCGCGTGGTTACGATCTCCGGATCGGCTTGGAACCCAAACCGAACGAGCCCCGCGGCGACATCTTCTTGCCCACGGTTGGCCACGCTCTCGCACTGATCGCACAGCTGGACAACGGGGACATTGTGGGTCTGAATCCCGAGACCGGCCACGAGCAGATGGCCGGCTTGAACTACACGCACGCGCTCGCGCAGGCGCTCAACGCGGGCAAGCTCTTCCACATCGACCTGAACGGACAATCGGGCATCAAGTACGACCAGGACAAGGCATTCGGTCACGGCGACTTGGCCAGCGCGTTCTTCACGGTCGACCTGCTGGAGAACGGATTCCCATGCGGTGGGCCTCGCTACGAGGGGCCGCGCCACTTCGACTACAAGCCGAGCCGCACGGAGGGCATGGAGGGCGTGTGGGAGTCCGCGCGCGCAAACATGGAGATGTATCTGATGCTGGCGCGCAAGGCCCGCGCATTCCGCGAGGACCCCACGACCCGGGAGCTGCTGGAGGCAGCATCGGTGTCTGAGCTGGCCCAGCCGACGCTCGCGCAGGGAGAGTCCCTGGAGGACTTCCTGGCCGACCGCGGCGACGAGGAGTTCGATGCGACCGCGGCGGGGGCACGCGAGTATCACTTTGTTGAGCTGTACCAGCAGGCAATGCGTCACCTGGTCGGCTGATGTCTGTCGACGGTGAAGGAGCTGAGCGATGATTACGCGCCCCTATGTCGCAGGCGTCGATTCGTCGACGCAGTCGTGCAAGGTGGTTGTCTGGGACCCGGCTGAGGGCAGGGTTGTGCGCGAGGGGCGCGCCCCTCACCCGGAGGGTACCGAGGTGGATCCCGAGGCCTGGTGGCAGGCGTTTCTCGCGGCGGCGGAGGCGGCCGGCGGGTTCGAGGACGTGCGCGCTCTGAGCATCGGCGGCCAGCAGCACGGAATGGTCGTCCTGGACGAGCGCGGTCGGGTGATCCGACCGGCATTGCTGTGGAACGACACGCGCAGTGCGTCTGCGGCCCGTGAGCTGATAGCTGAGCGCGAGGACGGGTGCCGCGACGCCGAGAACGCGGGCGGCGCGTCGGGCGCGGCTTGGTGGGCCAACGCGACGGGATCCGTTCCCGTGGCATCGTTGACGGTCACGAAGCTGCGTTGGCTGGCAGATAACGAGCCGGAGGCCGCTCGGCGGGTGGCCGCCGTGTGCCTGCCTCACGACTACCTGACATGGAGGATCGCGGGAGGTTTCGATCGGGTCGGCCTGGAGGGCTTGGCGACCGATCGATCCGACGCCTCGGGCACGGGATACGTTGACCGGTCGGGTCGGACGTACCGGCGCGACATTGTGGCGCAGGCACTACGGTGCGACGCCGCCCGGGCCGAGCGGATCGCTCTCCCGCGGATTGTTGGCCCGCACGAGGCCGTGGGCTGCGGGGACGAGGCGCGGGGCTGGGGTGAGATCACGCTGGGTCCGGGCGCGGGAGATAACGCGGCGGCTGCACTGGGTGTCGGGTTGAGGCCGGGATCGGCGCTGCTCAGCCTGGGGACGTCGGGGGTGGTTGCGGCCGTCTCGGAGCGTCCGGTGTCGGACCCGTCGGGTCTTGTGACGGGTTTCTCGGACGCGTCGGGCCGGTGGCTGCCACTGGCGTGCACTCTCAACGCATCCCGGATCATCGACGCGATGATGCGGGTGACGGGCCTGGGTTACGAGGAGTTCGACGAGGCGGCCCTGTCGGTCCCGGACGCGGGCGGGCTGCGGCTGATCCCATACTTCGAGGGCGAGCGCACGCCGAATCTTCCGGAGGCGACGGCAAGCCTGGAGGGGATGACCCTGTCCAATTGTGACCGCGCGCACGTTGCCCGCGCAACGATCGAGGGGCTGCTGGCTCTGATGCGCGGGGCGCTGGACGCGGTGCGCGCGCAGGGGGTTGCGGTCGAGCGCGTGCTTCTGGTCGGCGGGGGCGCCCGGTCGAGCGCGGTGCGCGCCCTGGCCTCGGAGGCGCTGGGGGCCACCGTCGAGGTTCCCCATCCCGGGGAGTACGTTGCCCTGGGTGCGGCGATGCAGGCTGCCACCGTGGAGGTTTCTCCTCCGGCGTTCCCGCGGGTCGAGGACGGATCCGCGAGGGCGGGTGAGACGAATGTTTGACGAGTCGATCGTTCGCTGGGGCACGCACAGCGCGAAGTGGGACCTGCTGGCCGCCGACCTCGGACAAGACGCTGTGTCCCTGTCCGTGGCGGACATGGAGTTCGCGACGTGCCCCGCGGTGTCGCGCGCGATCACGCGGGCGTGCGAGCCGGGCATCTTCGGCTACACGGAGGTCTTCGATGACTTCCGCGAGGCCGTGCGGGGGTGGCAGGCGCGTCGCCACGGGTGGAGTCCCGCGGTAGGCGACGTGCATTTCTTCCCTCGCATCGTCCAGTGCGTGTCGGCCCTGTGTGCGATCGTCTTTCCCGGGCAGTTGGGACGCGCGCCCCGGGTTGTCACTCTGGATCCCGCGTATGGACCCATCATCGAGGTCGTCGAGCGCGCCGGCTGCGAGCTGCGTCGGGTCCCCCTGGACCTGTCGGAGGGGCGCGTCGTCATCCCCGAGCGGCGCTTCGCGGAGGCCATGCGGGACGCGGACCTGCTCCTGTGGTGCAACCCGCACAATCCGACGGGCCGGGTGTGGACATCGGAGGAGCTCGACATGGTCTCCGCGCTCGCTCTCACCTATGGCGTGACGGTCCTTTCCGACGATATTCACGCCGACTTTCAGCGCCCGGGTCGAAACGGCTACCAGCCGCTGGCCATCCACTCGCAGCAGCTGTGGGAGTCCGGCCGACTCATTCAGTGTTGCTCTCCGGGCAAGACGTTCAACAGCGCGGGTCTGGAGGCCTCGGCAATCGTCGTTCGCGGGGTACTCGGTGCGCGCCTCGAGGAGGCCAAGCGCCTCATGGGCCTGCACAACCCGAATTTCTTCGCGATTCCGGCGGCGATCGCAGCATGGAACGAGGGTGATGAGTGGGTGGACCAGCTGCGTGAGCGGATTGACGCGAATCTTCGCGTCGCGGTTGCTCGTCTGAGGGAGGAGCTTCCGCTGGCTCGGGTCGTTGACCCCGATGGGACGTATCTCGTGTGGGTGGATGCTCGCTCGTATCTGCCCTCCGCGACGCTTCTGGCCGAGGCGGTGGCCCGCTCGCGGGTTGCCGTATCTGCCGGGGAGGACTTCGGGGAGCAATACGAGGGATTCTTCCGCATCAACGTCGCGCTTCCCAAGCGCGATCTCGAGCGCGCACTCGAGCGCCTGTGCGAGGCGATCCTCGCTCTTTCAGTTCACTGAACGGTCGCGCACCGTCGCGGGACCGCAACTATTCGAAAGGAACGTACATGTCAGAGACTCAGTCGGGCAAGCGCGCTCACCGCGCTCCTTCCCTGCTGATCGCGGCCATTCCCGCGGTCACACTGATCGCGCTGTTGGGGGGCGGCTACATTGCGGCCAGCCTGCCGGTGGAGCCGCTGCTGATCGCCTCGGCGGTTGTCGCGGGGCTCGTTGCCCTCTACCTGGGGTACACGTGGGATGAGATCATCGGGGCAATCGCGGAGAAGATCGCGAAGACCATGCCGGCGATCCTGATCCTGATCGTCGTCGGCGCGCTGATCGGCACGTGGATGGCCGGCGGGACCATTCCTATGCTCATCTACTACGGGCTGAAGATCATTAACCCGCAGTTCCTCGCGCTGATCGCCCTGGTGGTGACCGCCATCGTGTCGCTGTGTACGGGCACGTCGTGGGGGTCGGCGGGCACGATCGGCGTGGCGTTCATGGGCGTTGCGGTTGGCGTTGACGCGAACCTGCCGATGGTGGCGGGAGCCATCGTGGCGGGTGCCTACTTCGGCGATAAGCTCTCTCCCCTGTCGGATACGACGAACATCGCGTCGCTGGCAACGGGCGTCAACCTGTTCACTCACATTCGGCACCTGATGTGGACGACGGTGCCCGCATTCCTGACGTCGGCCGCCGTGTACCTGATCTTCGGCCTGCAGTCCTCGGGTGGAGCGGTGCCCGAGAAGGTGGGGACGATCCTCGCGACCCTGGATTCCGCGTTCAACTGGAACCTGCTTCTGCTGGTTCCCGTGGTGGTCGTCCTCGCCGGGTCCGTGATGAAGCTGCCGACGGTTCCCGTCATGCTCGTCTCGTGCGCGACGGCTATGTTCAACGCGGTTGTGTTCCAGCACGTCTCTTTCAAGGATTCCGTGGTTGCCTCGGTGGATGGGTTCAAGATCAAGATGGTCGGCAAGGCGGGCTTCGCGGCCGACTCGGTGATTGAGGACGTGACGCGCCTGCTCGAGCGCGGCGGCATGAACTCGATGATGAGCGTCCTGCTGATTTGTTTCTGCGCGATCGCCTTCGCGGGCACCGTGTCCGTGTCCGGGTCGCTGGACGTGCTGATTTCGAGCCTGCTGGCTCCCGTGAAGTCGACCTTCGCGCTGATCGCGTCGACGATCGTGACGGGCCTGGCGGTCATCGGCATCACGTCGAACGGTCAGGTGTCGCTGCTGATTCCGGGTGAGATGCTGCGCGGAGAGTACATCAAGCGCGGCCTGCACCCGAAGAATCTGTCTCGGACCATCGAGGATGCGGCGACCGTGTGGGAACCGATCTTGCCGTGGACGTCGGCGGGCGCCTACATGGCGGGGACGCTCG
Proteins encoded:
- a CDS encoding SAV_915 family protein, with the protein product MFNEARVLLAYSSLDRLLDGLGETQPWGLIETKRLPELKEEIGFDAIEVDRYFEPEARERKPQ
- a CDS encoding WXG100 family type VII secretion target — protein: MGMVAGNGGHPQDAVGLIDTRIYGNPEEIREAAAAIEKLHNTFSDAFIEMMNSLVPMPEYWAGKSADAYEQALFDFRLKTEENSDFAYRSWEAMRAYAQQLDYHYRDMETIRTNARACGLDVINEYDIAAPPLLGQEPPMPAPNASMHEQDQYRADIYEYEQHKQRLRDFAELRERARLVRYDLEQWVIKHLQSVQVNAPEPFMKETQDGTLEKLKTHWTIASMATETSMKTRQKTRLEKLEKANSRFTRVAQDPSMKRVPPLMNQSLSKAMEARKNYRTASNVASTTAKNINRINNLLLAYEVATSDEPSATAVSGVAGIVGGYIGSSLAAEITVTLTAPAVVLAGSEVVAAAAAAAGSAYLANVAYKQVPLEYRERIDNTLWHLPYYVGLGW
- a CDS encoding ROK family transcriptional regulator; amino-acid sequence: MPTHSDSVDEAAHISRVPIASPRASERRISADNRGVKSENVRASNMSTVLRNILVSPGEVTRAGLSLRTGMTRATISRLVDDLVGADLVREVEPGDGGGRGRPANRLTPAEGSAAALGVEVDVTSLDIMLVDLAGRELGHRRIERDLADSAPAETMAFAAREARTLLEETLPDGALFLGMGVGLPGLVSPTRLALAPNLGWRDIPHAQLLAPLADLNPIVVANEADLAAYAVAYTRPGVADGPSTFVYVSGEVGVGAGVIVDHRPMSGARAWSGEIGHMCADPNGPLCRCGARGCLEAYLGVRALAEHVGAPAGSGARDILRCAGLVDDAGFETSEYLPEAAVQERARAVLTEAGAALGRVLSGVINAMDIPHVVLGGAVAELSSALLDLAREEIETRTLQAPWSSPIVEVLTDSASLTVRGAAFRVLDSLVDDPAAFLS
- a CDS encoding endonuclease domain-containing protein; the encoded protein is MIDNEVPSLQAIRESLVTPDHEPNRMRISRAARSGTLARIARGIYLPTSTLEGHPLWLQKTIVRGSRICALSMRRHDHILTGECAGWILGLPVITDKGPITAYAPISCGERRLSFHAVHIGSKLIMPAGQASIVRTSLPAHQIAEGFAIPFAPRIVVDCARLAAEEQAFALTCAGIAQLASYSRFDQLASRERAEQARHDLLRELASLPRSSRGTSQARWVISHADAGCESPGESRVLHALILAGIKGITTQEEVRCSGHTFFIDIALPGLKIAIEFDGRIKYGDSVQEVHETIEAEQRRARLLQLAGWRIIRIRWSDLRRLDEVVAQVLVAIRQRAGR
- the xylA gene encoding xylose isomerase, whose protein sequence is MTTTHDNKFSFGLWTVGWNAVDPFGTGTRPVLDPWEYTAKLAEVGAWGITFHDNDVFDFDASDQERHERAMKVKEAADAVGLVIEMVTTNTFTHPVFKDGGLTNNDRSIRRFGLRKILRNVDLAAEMGATTFVMWGGREGAEYDSSKDLNAAFDRYKEGLDTVAAYIKSRGYDLRIGLEPKPNEPRGDIFLPTVGHALALIAQLDNGDIVGLNPETGHEQMAGLNYTHALAQALNAGKLFHIDLNGQSGIKYDQDKAFGHGDLASAFFTVDLLENGFPCGGPRYEGPRHFDYKPSRTEGMEGVWESARANMEMYLMLARKARAFREDPTTRELLEAASVSELAQPTLAQGESLEDFLADRGDEEFDATAAGAREYHFVELYQQAMRHLVG
- a CDS encoding xylulokinase, with amino-acid sequence MITRPYVAGVDSSTQSCKVVVWDPAEGRVVREGRAPHPEGTEVDPEAWWQAFLAAAEAAGGFEDVRALSIGGQQHGMVVLDERGRVIRPALLWNDTRSASAARELIAEREDGCRDAENAGGASGAAWWANATGSVPVASLTVTKLRWLADNEPEAARRVAAVCLPHDYLTWRIAGGFDRVGLEGLATDRSDASGTGYVDRSGRTYRRDIVAQALRCDAARAERIALPRIVGPHEAVGCGDEARGWGEITLGPGAGDNAAAALGVGLRPGSALLSLGTSGVVAAVSERPVSDPSGLVTGFSDASGRWLPLACTLNASRIIDAMMRVTGLGYEEFDEAALSVPDAGGLRLIPYFEGERTPNLPEATASLEGMTLSNCDRAHVARATIEGLLALMRGALDAVRAQGVAVERVLLVGGGARSSAVRALASEALGATVEVPHPGEYVALGAAMQAATVEVSPPAFPRVEDGSARAGETNV